TACTATTACAACTTCGTTCATTCTCGGTCGGAATTTGGGTTCAGTAGAAATGCATCGTAAAGCAAGGGTAGCAACCTTGAAGGCTCCTTCCATCGAGTACTGGCCTTCGAGACGGGAATCTAACACACGGAACATTTTTCTCTTGTTGGCTAGGTAAGGTTTGGCCCAATCCACTAGACTATGCTCTCCGGAAGGTCGATTTTTATCAACCGCTCGGTGACCGGATAACATCTCTAGTAACACAACTCCGAAACTATAAACATCACTCTTGGCAGTCAAATGACCTACAGTTCGagaaataagtaaataaaagaaacataacAAGGACGAAGCCAAAAAAATTGCTTTAGGGGGCCAGAgatgaatcataaattattattgggggcccaagtgcaattttaccattatactaacatgtaatttaataaaaatttaaaggactaTATGGCAAATATACCATTTGGGGGGTGGGGGAGGCCACTGCCTGACCCCTTTGTCTTCGTCCCTGCTCCGAAGGTTTATCGAAGCATAGAAAAGAAGATTGAGCCACACTAAATCAAGCACTTCGAGAATATGTTAATAAAGTACCTGTGGCTAAATACTCGGGAGCAGCATATCCGTAAGTCCCCATTACCCTGGTCGAAACATGGCTCTTGTCACCTGTTGGTCCGTCTTTGGCCAATCCAAAATCTGAAAGCTTTGCATTGTAGTTCTGCAATGTGGATAAAAGGCGAACTTTACGGAAATTATCGAATGAAAACATATAGGGGTAAGTGTAAAAGAATGGAGACTCAGGTACCGAATCAAGCAAGACATTAGAAGTCTTGAAGTCTcgatatataacttttatttcaGCACTATGGAGAAAAGCGAGTCCTTTAGCAGCACCGAGTGCGACCTTCATCCGAAGATCCCAAGAAAGTGGCTGGAAATAAGAACCTCCTGGTAGAGACAACGAAATCCCGGTAAAGcaaaattttgtttgataaaACCGAGAGGGTggcaaagaaaaaaaggaacTTACTCCGGAATAAATGATTCTCCAAGCTGCCACGAGGCATGAACTCGTACACCAACATACGATGTTCATCTTCCGAGCAATATCCGATCAATTTCACAAGATTTGGATGATAAAGCTGTCCGAGATAATTCACTTCAGCCTACAAAATCAAAGATAGATCACAGGTTAATCTCATCGTCTTAGGTAAGCAAGTTAATTAGATCCCGAAATAATACAATCAGCAGTCAATGAACAAATATGAAACTGATAAGAGTGAAAATGGACTCACCAACCACTCCTTGTGACCTTGGAACCCTTCCTGGTTAAGCCTTTTCACAGCAATAACAATGCCAGTTCCAGGTTTCGAAGCATTAAACGAATTTTCATCGATCCACCCCTTAAACACAGACCCAAAACCACCTTCTCCGAGCACACTGTCGGGCCGGAAATTCCTGGTGGCCGTTTTGAGATTAGCAAAACTGAAGCTTTTCAAATTGGTGCACTGTAAGATCTCACCCTCGGTCCGAGGCGTCAATGGCACCGAAACCGACGAGACCCTGCTGCTCGTATCACCACTAACATAGTTCGAACTCAACCCTGTAAACACAAAGTCCGGTCCAACACATTGGTTAAAGAGATGAAATCATAAGTTACTACAAGatgaaattacactttaacctcACAAACTAAACCTTGGAATATAAGATTTTTCaagcaaaattaataaaaaagttgGTTAAAAAAGTAAACTTCAAGGGACCTCAAAAATTCCTAAATTGCAAACTTGAAAATTCAAACAACAATTTACCTACCACCATagctaaaaacctaaaaaaggGACCAAACAACAAGTACACTTAATTAAAAGCaaataataaaagatcaaaGCAACTTAAACATAAATACATAGATAAGATGccataaaaggaaaattttaaggaaaatacCTGTGTTATTTGGGCTCTCAGCTTTGATTCTAGCACTTAAGCAAATCCCCATCAAACCCCCACTATCTCTTCAACTCTTCCTATTAAGGGTcataaaaaacaacaacaacaacaacatgcACAAATATGAgccttttagtttatttaaaaaagaaaaaaacaacccAGAATTCAACAAGGAAAAAGAAGCAGATCTgggtttttgaataagcaaaaaaaaaaaaatcagccaTTTCTATATAAAAAAGCATCATATATTGTCATATTTCAAAGTTTAAAAACTACTGAATACCCAATAAGCTAAACCACCCAAAAGGGAGAAAAatgatacatatacatacacacacacacacacatatatataaacaaaccTTTTTTCTAGCTGCAAACCAAACCCAACACTGaatcaaagtaaaaaaacttaagaaaatttgggggttttctttagaaaattggagcaaaaaagcttgaatttttttttcctgaGAGAGCAGTAGTGAGtgaatatgaataaatgatgaTAGTTGCAAAaatagaagagagaaaaaaaaatgagggGTATTTTTAGAGGAAGGTGGGAAGAATTGCATTAATGTTGGGTTGgtcccattttttttttttttaagcttagcttttttatatacttctctttaagaaagataagctttttttctttctttcttttttttttccttggcTGTGTTTCCATAGCTGGCTACTTGTTTAAGAACAGTGTCTGTGTCACTGTCAAGTGGTGGTTTTATGGGTTAATATACTATTTAGTAcctaattttgattcaaaatattcaatttgatacttgCACTTAGTTTGAGTtttcttcaatttgatttttttcccctCAATTAAGCAGTTAAGTTTAgcttttatgtttaatttagtacttatctttttttcaatttgatttttttgtctcaaataaatttttaaagcttgcttcaatgtttaatttggtacttaacttttttcttcttgattGAATACCCCTTTGCCTTCGTCTATATTTAGTACTTGAGTTTGGATTCAATATTTAAactgatattttttttttaatttgatagttgAGTTTTGGTTTTCTAATTAAGCACTTGATTTTAGCTTTAATGCTTAATTTGGTATTTGGATTTGcgtatcaaatatttattagacCGCGTAATGACGTATTATTTGGATGCCAAATTAAGCATTAGAACTAATTTCAAGTATTAATTTGACGGGAAAAAAACAAATACGAAACAAAACATTGAAAGTAAATTCATGTACCAAATTGtatattaatcttttaatttttaaggttcATCCCTTTTGTCTCTTATGGAAATAGTAGGGAAAACACATTATTATGGTCCCCATTGAATGGAGGAAATTCCATGGAAGcctttatttttgttgatgaaTCTTTTTCCATCaaatcatttttaacttttatttcccttttttttctaacAATGATGATATACTTCTAGCTTCACATTCCTAGAAATTTAAGAGCTTTGAACACTTTTTTAGTatgacaaaaatttaaaatattacttgaactgagttttaatttgattggtatagatattgttgtcaatataggAGGACGTGGTTTCGAGTATGCTAAAAGcacattattctcctatttatgggttcgGGAGGGACTATGTATAGTTCTaaacattgtatcaaaaagagtaGATAcgatcagaacctataatgaaaaTTATGCGATGGTTGAATAAAATCGagattaaaatctattttttgtattaaattaaatttataattttgaggtGTAAATAGGAGAAGTTAGAATTTTTTGGgtcaaaattgaattatatattttatgacaagtaaaaatgtaatttcgtcattttaataacctatatctttataattttaaaagattaaatcacttttttatcattttaggggtcaaagtataattttatcgttactaatttaaaattttataaattatatagagtctaaatagaaaattttccattttagaggGACTTTTAAATTaggtttaaaaattattttaaaaatcataattaaaaatattttacatattccttttcaattaaaacacGAAAGAAGAAAAGTAAGCTTTTGGCTTCATGCGTGCGATTTTAGCAAAATATTTgcgaaaggaaaaacaaaaaaaacaacaactagCCATTAGTTTTAACTTTCTTCCAATTTCATCCAATTTACACCTCAAGTGACGTCTGATTTTCTTCATTGCTTGCGTCAGCATCTAAATCTAAACAGATCACAACCGTCGGATATAAAGACATTTTTGTCACCGAAGTCGTTCAATGGATCGGTCCACGTGATGGCTTGGTGGGCCCAATGCTTAAACGAGGCTCGGCTTTCAAGCGGCTTTTACCGGTTAGCCGCTAAGCGGTGAGCCAAGCTGGTAAGGATTCCTGCCGTCAAGCATTTATTCTGTTCGGTggattaaaatacattttttaaattatttatttttaaaaattattgattcCCAACATTTTCGAATTcattaacaatataaatattttaacgttaaaaacttgatttacgttttttattaatttaaaatattaaaatgttaaaagtatttttcatatttatgtcatttttaaaatattaaagtatttttcatatgcttattttataaatgttatttgtttaaattgtgATTTTCATCTCAATATTTCactcaatttaaaattctaccctttataatttaattaaaataattcgataattttactaatattattataattatacttcAGTCCGAATCAcgaagaacaaataaaaataatttattaattcattttatggttcatattatttgattaatgtgaaaattttaaaaaatattgaaaaaatagatTCTGTGTATCAT
The nucleotide sequence above comes from Gossypium raimondii isolate GPD5lz chromosome 13, ASM2569854v1, whole genome shotgun sequence. Encoded proteins:
- the LOC105782894 gene encoding probable serine/threonine-protein kinase PBL10, giving the protein MGICLSARIKAESPNNTGLSSNYVSGDTSSRVSSVSVPLTPRTEGEILQCTNLKSFSFANLKTATRNFRPDSVLGEGGFGSVFKGWIDENSFNASKPGTGIVIAVKRLNQEGFQGHKEWLAEVNYLGQLYHPNLVKLIGYCSEDEHRMLVYEFMPRGSLENHLFRRGSYFQPLSWDLRMKVALGAAKGLAFLHSAEIKVIYRDFKTSNVLLDSNYNAKLSDFGLAKDGPTGDKSHVSTRVMGTYGYAAPEYLATGHLTAKSDVYSFGVVLLEMLSGHRAVDKNRPSGEHSLVDWAKPYLANKRKMFRVLDSRLEGQYSMEGAFKVATLALRCISTEPKFRPRMNEVVIVLEQLQNSNESGSNLSNNTSSTPRIRRRSADNPSGGRSTTTTAYPRPSASPLYD